One Pseudobutyrivibrio xylanivorans genomic window, AAGTACCCATACATCGACTTCCGCCCACAGCGTGAAATCGGAAACGAGGTTCTTTCAGTTGAGAATCTTACCAAGACAATTGATGGCGAGCTTATCCTTGACCACCTTTCATTCAACGTTGGTCGTGAGGACAAGATTGCATTCGTTGGTTCAAACGAAAAGGCTAAGACAGTTCTCTTCCAGATTCTCGCAGGTGAGATGGAACCAGACGAAGGAAGCTACAAATGGGGTGTTACAACATCTCAGTCATACTTCCCTAAGGACAATACAGAAATCTTCGCTACAGACCTTCTCATTGTAGACTGGCTTACACAGTTCTCTGAGATTAAGGATGCAACTTATGTACGTGGTTTCCTTGGCCGTATGCTTTTCGCTGGCGATGACGGTGCAAAGAAGATGAAGGTATTATCCGGTGGTGAAAAGGTTCGTGTTCTTCTTTCTCGTATGATGATTGAGAACTCTAACGTCCTTATGCTGGACGAGCCTACTGACCACTTAGACATGGAGTCAATCACAGCACTCAACACTGGTCTTCAGAAGTTCTCAGGTGTTATCCTTTTCTCTTCTCGTGACCACGAAATCGTGCAGACTACTGCAAACCGTATCATCGAAATCCTTCCAAACGGACAGATGATCGACAAGATGACTACATACGACGAGTACCTCGAGTCTGATGAAATGGCTCGTAAGCGTACAGTACTTGAGCTTTCTTCAGATGAGCTCGAGGATGACTAAACATTATTATTCTATAAGTGATAGCTGGCACCTTTCGGTGCCAGCTATTTTTATAGGATTATTATGTCTCTTAATAATTCTAATTACTCTAATAGTCCTAATTCAAAATAAATGAAATCTGTGACTATTCCGTTTCCTGGATAAATAAAAATCCTATGGAGACCCCAATATATTGTCATTCTTTAATATTGTGGTACATTTGGAAGGTTTAGGTACCACAATATTTATGTATATTTGCAAGTTTGAGGTACTGCAGTACCCCAAGCCTTGAGATTTTGCAATTTCTTGATGTACTTTTTCGTTTTCCAGTACCTCAAGCATTATATGTTTTGCAGGTATTGGGGTATTGCCGCTCCCCAATGTTCACATATTGCCTTTATCTTGTGGTACCTTTCACTGGCATTGGTACCACAAAACCTAAAAAACCAATGTACCTTGGGGTATGGGTGTGTTTGCCCAATACCGTTTGCCCAATACTAAAATATGAATTATGCTTGATATTATTTACCAACAGCGAAAGAGCGCCCCCGAATGATATGTACCCTCTTTACTGGACAAAGTAAATGTCCTGTAAGGAGGGTTATTTTTATGCGTTATAGTATGGAATTTATATTAGAGTGTATTGATTTGTATCGTTCTGGCAAGTGGCCTGAAACTCCAGAAGGCATAAAGAATCCGCAAAATTTTCATAAAATGATAAGACGCTGGAGTCGCAGAGAAGAAGCTTTAGGTTCGGAAGCCTTTTGCAATAAGAAAAAACTGCGTACTCCTGAAGAAAAATACGCATTAGTTTCTCGTGTTATTGCAGGTGAGTCTATTCAATCTGTTTCTTTCGAGCAAGGAATGCATCAAGGGACCTTATATAAGTGGGTACAAGATTACAAAACTCAGGGGTATAATGGATTAGTAAAAAACAAAGGAAGGCCTTCAAAGGATTATTCTATGAAAAAAAATACTAACCCACGCCCTCTTACAGAGTCAGAATTAGAAGAACTTATCAGGCTTAGAGCTGAAAACGAATATTTAAAAGCAGAAAATGAAGTAATAAAAAAAAGGATTGCCTTGAGGCAAGAAAAGTGGGCTGCGCAACTCAAGGCGAAAAAGCAGCAATCATCAAAAACCTCAGAGAAGAAGGATTCCAATTAAAACATCTTCTTAAAGCTTTTCACATGGCTAAATCAACATACTATTTTGAGATTAGCAAGAAAGATGTTGTTGCTGAACGCAATCAAGAAATACTTGAAGAAATAAAAGTATTTTTGAATCTAACAAGCGTAGGTATGGTGTTAGACGTGTTCATCAGGGAGTTGATAAATCGTGGGTATATAGTTAATCATAAGCGCGTTCAGCGTCTTATGCATGAAGCTGGATTATTAGGGAAACGTCCTAAGGAAAAATATCATTCTTATAAGGGCGAAGTTGGAAAGATTGCTGATAACATAATAGATAGAAACTTCAGTACAACTGCGCCTTTGCAGAAATGGACAACAGATGTGTCCCAGTTTAATTTTACATGGGGAAAGTGTTACCTATCGCCAGTTCTAGATATGAATACGAATGAAATCATTTCATATGACTTATCTAAAAGCCCTAATCTTGAGCAAATAGAAAGAATGTTAAATAAAGCATTTGATAAATTTCCATCAGTGGAAGGTCTTATATTTCATTCTGATCAAGGATGGCAATATCAGCATGCTCTCTATAGAAACACTTTACAAGAGCATGGAATTATCCAATCCATGTCTCGAAAAGGTAATTGCTATGATAATTGCATTATGGAAACTTTCTTTGGCAGATTGAAAAATGAAATGTACTATGGTTATGAGAAAGATTTTTCTTCTTATGAAGAATTCGCAAAAGCGATTGATGAATATATAGATTATTATAATAACAAAAGAATTCAGGCAAAAACAAAATGGATGCCACCTGTACAATACAGGATAGCATCCATGTGTTCAGCCTAGTTCATAAATATGTGTCCAGGATTCTGGGTACATATCAGAAAGGGCGCTCTTCCTGTGGAGTTAAGAATTAAAAAGGATTGAAAAAAGTTTTAGTAATACTTTCCCTTTATGCAAAAATTAATAATTAGTCTTCAGGCACTTCAATTGCTTCAGCTGTAGTCTTCTGACCTTCTGCAATCTCTACATTTTGCTCTGCAGTAGCAACACTAGCATCTGCATTTGCCTTTGCTTCATCAGCTGCCACCTTATTTTCAGCTGCAGTCTTTGCCTGTTCCTCTACATCCTCTAACAGGTCGCCGGCAGCTTTAACAGCATCTTTAGCACTAGTTACCTCTCGTTCTGCACGTTCCTTTTGATCGTCCAAGTCAGCTGCTTCAATTTCTGCATCAATAAGTTTCTTCTCATCTTCTGCAGCCTTTACAGCAGATGCTGCCTTTGCGTTCTCCTCTTTTTTTGTGTCCTGAGCAACTTTCTCTGCATCCTCAGCAGCCTTTGTTTTAGCCAATGCTTTATCATTAGCATTCTTAGCATCATCTACAGTTGTCTGCATCTCGCTAAATGTTGTAACAGCATTTTCTGCATTTGCTTGTGCCTTAACAGCTCCTGTATAATCAGCTACCGCATTATTAATCTTACTTCCTGCTGCCTCTTTTGCATCATTTGGAGTCACTTCTGTTCCTGCATACGCTGTTGGATTGCCACCTTCATCTGTGGTTACAAGAGCTTGCTTTGCATCTTTTGCATCGTTATAACATCCTAATTTTACAAGCTCTGCTATGGCTGCATCAAGAGCTTCAAGAGCTTCTTTTTTTTGAGCCTCAGTAGCACCATCCTTAGTATATGCCGCAACCGCCTCACTTACTGCCGCAATCTGAGAATCTGTATTATTCTCTGCAGTCTGAATAGCCCTTGCAATAATACGCTCATTTATTTCACCATCAGAGCCTATTGCTCCAGGTACCAATGTTGTGAGAGCCCCCTTCTTAATTGAAGTGTTCTTTGCTGCAGTAGCTGCAGCCTCATTTAATGCATCAGTTGCAAGAGAAATACCAGTAGCTGTAATAGTTGTATATGCTTCTTCATTCTGAAGATTCAATGTATCATTAATTTCTTTTACTAACTTGCTTGTAGCTGTATTTAACGCTGTTGTTTTTCCATCAGATATTATCTTAGCTGCATTAAATGCATCAGTTGCCGCTGCAACTGCATCTTCCTGTTCTTTAGCCACCTTCGTTACAGTTGCTTTTGCATCTTGCACAGCCTTCTCAGCAATATCCTGACGCTTCTCGGCTTCTTCAATTTGTGATTCAATTGCTGCCAGCTTACTATCCGCAGCTGTCTTTGCTGCTTTTGCCTGCACTTGAGCTTCCTTTGCAGCCTTTACTGCTTTATCCGCAGATTTAACAGCTTCATCCGCTTTCTTTACAGCAGTTGCCGCATTAGTTGCATTTGTGTTAGCAGCTCTTAATTCGGTATTAGCTGCCTTAACTGCTTTTATTGCAGCCTGCACAGCTGCGTCTTTATTAGCATCTGTAGGTGATTTCTGGGCAAGTGAAATTGCATCATTTGCATCACCTATAGCTTTAGTAGTATCCATATTTGCTGATGTTACTGCCGCAGCGTTAACTGCACCTAATGCATTTGTAGCGTTTGTATTCGCTATAACCAAACCTGCATCTGTTACCGCCTGATTTGCCTTGCCTAATGCCTCAATAGCTTCATCTAAAGCTTTATCAGCTGCTTCAGCTGCTTTTGCCGCTGTATCATAAGCTTCCTCCGCCTTCTCAGCCTCAGTCTTCTCAGGTTCTGGAGCTGGTGTAGGTGTTGGCTCTGGAGTTGGTGTAGGTGTTGGCTCTGGAGTTGGGGTTGGTGTTGGAGTTGGAGTAGGTGTTGTACTCTTCTTTCCGCTGCCACCGCCACTTGAAGAGCTTCCTGAAGAAGTGCTTACTGGTGTAGCCTTACCTGGAAGAATCTTCTCTGCAGGGAATCCACCCTTTGTTCTATGCTCAGCAATTCCGAATAATACGAAATGTTTATAATACATAGCGATATCATCGCCGAAGGCTGCAGCAAGATCTGGATAAGCCTCCTTATAAACATT contains:
- a CDS encoding helix-turn-helix domain-containing protein, translated to MRYSMEFILECIDLYRSGKWPETPEGIKNPQNFHKMIRRWSRREEALGSEAFCNKKKLRTPEEKYALVSRVIAGESIQSVSFEQGMHQGTLYKWVQDYKTQGYNGLVKNKGRPSKDYSMKKNTNPRPLTESELEELIRLRAENEYLKAENEVIKKRIALRQEKWAAQLKAKKQQSSKTSEKKDSN
- a CDS encoding IS3 family transposase is translated as MGCATQGEKAAIIKNLREEGFQLKHLLKAFHMAKSTYYFEISKKDVVAERNQEILEEIKVFLNLTSVGMVLDVFIRELINRGYIVNHKRVQRLMHEAGLLGKRPKEKYHSYKGEVGKIADNIIDRNFSTTAPLQKWTTDVSQFNFTWGKCYLSPVLDMNTNEIISYDLSKSPNLEQIERMLNKAFDKFPSVEGLIFHSDQGWQYQHALYRNTLQEHGIIQSMSRKGNCYDNCIMETFFGRLKNEMYYGYEKDFSSYEEFAKAIDEYIDYYNNKRIQAKTKWMPPVQYRIASMCSA